The Lysobacter capsici genome has a segment encoding these proteins:
- a CDS encoding DUF4189 domain-containing protein: MGKAESFPSKRKAEKAALADCNAKDGHDCSITHAYYDQCVAVAWGDTLVSTASAENSERASQLAVEKCGNSSTNCGIYYRGCSYPERVR; the protein is encoded by the coding sequence GCGGAATCGTTTCCCAGCAAACGCAAGGCCGAAAAGGCCGCTCTGGCCGATTGCAACGCCAAAGATGGTCATGACTGTTCGATCACGCATGCTTATTACGACCAATGTGTCGCGGTGGCATGGGGCGACACGCTGGTGTCGACCGCGAGTGCGGAGAATTCTGAAAGGGCTTCTCAATTGGCCGTTGAGAAATGCGGCAACTCAAGTACGAATTGTGGAATTTATTACAGGGGTTGCAGCTACCCCGAGCGGGTTCGATAA
- a CDS encoding error-prone DNA polymerase: MNAARPMASSALPDYAELHCLSAFSFQRGASLADELFDRAQALGYHSLAITDECTLAGIVRAWQASKRTGLKLIVGSEFRIENGPKLVLLVTGSPAYTDLCRLITIARRRAKKGEYRCLIEDVEAHSANLLALWVPDGGSDDDRHARWLRTHFADRAWVAVELHRGHDDDARLAALTQLAARHDLPTVATGDVHMHERARRPLQDVLTAIRHHTTVAEAGERLFPNGERHLRIRKALKAIYPAAMLAQTVRIAERCIGFDLKRGIDYRYPNELVPAGETAKSWLPKLVAIGAARRWPTGVPAESSQQIEHELGIIGKLNYESYFLTVYDIVEYARSEKILCQGRGSAANSVVCYALGITEIDPTRMGMLFERFMSVERNEPPDIDVDFEHERREEVLQYVFTRYGRERAALTAVAISYRGRSAIRNVAAALGMPQDQISELARTLDRWSEGVPLPEQLRERGLDPESPLLRNVLGLTAILVENGFPRHLSQHPGGFVISERPLHTLVPVENAAMDDRTIVQWDKDDLDAMGLLKVDCLALGMLTAVRKTLASLETQGIRGLDMPTIMQHDDDKKVYDMICKADTVGVFQIESRAQMSMLPRLRPRNFYDLVIEIAIVRPGPIQGDMVNPYLRRRKGLEPIEYPSKELEKVLSRTFGVPLFQEQVMQIAIVAADYTPGEADQLRRCMAAWKRHGGLEPHREKLFKGMIKNNYTEDFAHRIFEQIKGFGSYGFPESHAASFALIAYVSCWLKYYHPAAFACGIINSMPMGFYTHGQILQDARRNGVTVLPVDVRYSDWDCTLESIPGGSGNKRPHAIRMGLRLIGGFDEASADRISDARARAPWRDVEDLCLRAALDPRVRALLADAGALRALAGHRHRARWAVAGVDTQLPLFAGVARDEAKVALPLPTAGEDVQADYALLGTTLGRHPLSLLRSALHARQCRRSSQLHKTAHGSRVRFAGLVTVRQQPETSSGVTFLSLEDEDGMVNAVVWRDLAQRQRRVLVESRLMAIDGRLERVDGVQHIIASRMEDLTALLGSLSTQSRDFH, from the coding sequence ATGAACGCCGCGCGGCCGATGGCCTCATCCGCCTTGCCCGATTACGCCGAACTGCATTGCCTGTCGGCCTTCAGTTTCCAGCGCGGCGCCTCGCTCGCCGACGAGCTGTTCGATCGCGCCCAGGCCTTGGGCTATCACTCGCTGGCGATCACCGACGAATGCACGCTGGCCGGGATCGTGCGCGCCTGGCAAGCGTCGAAACGCACCGGCTTGAAATTGATCGTCGGCAGCGAGTTCCGCATCGAGAACGGACCGAAGCTGGTGCTCCTAGTCACCGGCTCGCCCGCCTACACCGACCTGTGCCGCCTGATCACCATCGCCCGCCGACGCGCGAAAAAAGGCGAATACCGCTGCCTGATCGAGGACGTCGAGGCGCACAGCGCGAACCTGCTGGCGCTGTGGGTGCCCGACGGCGGCAGCGACGACGACCGGCATGCGCGATGGTTGCGAACCCATTTCGCCGATCGCGCCTGGGTCGCGGTCGAGTTGCATCGCGGCCACGACGACGACGCGCGCCTGGCCGCGCTGACGCAACTGGCCGCGCGTCACGACCTGCCCACGGTCGCTACCGGCGACGTGCATATGCACGAACGCGCGCGCCGTCCGCTGCAGGACGTATTGACCGCGATCCGCCATCACACCACCGTCGCCGAAGCCGGCGAACGCCTGTTTCCCAACGGCGAGCGGCATCTGCGCATCCGCAAGGCGCTCAAGGCGATCTATCCCGCAGCGATGCTCGCGCAGACCGTGCGCATCGCCGAGCGCTGCATCGGTTTCGACCTCAAGCGCGGCATCGATTACCGCTATCCGAACGAACTGGTTCCGGCCGGCGAAACCGCGAAAAGCTGGCTGCCCAAACTGGTCGCGATCGGCGCGGCCAGACGCTGGCCCACCGGCGTTCCTGCCGAGTCCAGCCAGCAGATCGAACATGAGTTGGGGATCATCGGAAAGTTGAACTACGAGTCGTACTTCCTGACCGTTTACGACATCGTCGAGTACGCGCGATCCGAGAAGATCCTGTGCCAGGGCCGCGGCTCGGCCGCGAACTCGGTCGTGTGCTATGCGCTGGGCATCACCGAGATCGACCCGACCCGCATGGGCATGCTGTTCGAACGCTTCATGTCGGTCGAGCGCAACGAGCCGCCCGACATCGACGTGGACTTCGAACACGAACGGCGCGAAGAAGTCCTGCAATACGTCTTCACCCGTTACGGCCGCGAACGCGCGGCGCTGACCGCGGTGGCGATCAGCTACCGCGGCCGCAGCGCGATCCGCAACGTCGCCGCGGCCTTAGGGATGCCGCAGGACCAGATCAGCGAACTCGCGCGCACGCTCGACCGCTGGAGCGAAGGCGTGCCGCTGCCCGAGCAACTGCGCGAACGCGGCCTCGACCCGGAGTCGCCGTTGCTGCGCAACGTGCTGGGGCTGACCGCGATCCTGGTCGAAAACGGTTTTCCGCGGCATCTGTCGCAGCATCCGGGCGGCTTCGTGATCTCCGAGCGGCCGCTGCACACCCTGGTGCCGGTCGAGAACGCGGCGATGGACGATCGCACTATCGTGCAATGGGACAAGGACGATCTCGACGCGATGGGGCTGCTCAAGGTCGATTGCCTCGCCCTGGGCATGCTGACGGCGGTACGCAAGACTCTCGCCTCGCTGGAAACCCAGGGCATTCGCGGCCTGGACATGCCGACGATCATGCAACACGACGACGATAAGAAGGTCTACGACATGATCTGCAAGGCCGACACCGTCGGCGTGTTCCAGATCGAATCGCGCGCGCAGATGTCGATGCTGCCGCGCCTGAGGCCGCGGAATTTCTACGACCTGGTGATCGAGATCGCGATCGTGCGGCCTGGGCCGATCCAGGGTGATATGGTTAATCCGTATCTGCGTCGCCGCAAGGGATTGGAGCCGATCGAATATCCATCGAAGGAATTGGAAAAAGTCCTGTCGCGGACGTTCGGCGTGCCTTTGTTCCAGGAACAGGTCATGCAGATCGCCATCGTCGCGGCCGACTACACACCCGGCGAAGCCGATCAGTTGCGTCGCTGCATGGCGGCCTGGAAGCGCCATGGCGGCTTGGAACCGCATCGCGAAAAACTCTTCAAGGGAATGATAAAAAACAACTACACCGAAGACTTCGCCCACCGCATCTTCGAACAGATCAAGGGCTTCGGCAGCTACGGCTTCCCCGAATCGCACGCCGCCAGCTTCGCCCTGATCGCCTACGTCAGCTGCTGGCTCAAGTACTACCATCCCGCCGCCTTCGCCTGCGGCATCATCAACTCAATGCCGATGGGTTTCTACACCCACGGCCAGATCCTGCAGGACGCGCGCCGCAACGGCGTCACCGTGCTGCCGGTCGACGTGCGCTACAGCGACTGGGACTGCACCTTGGAAAGCATTCCGGGCGGTAGCGGCAACAAGCGGCCGCATGCGATCCGCATGGGCCTGCGCCTGATCGGCGGCTTCGACGAAGCCTCGGCCGATCGCATCAGCGACGCGCGTGCGCGCGCGCCCTGGCGCGATGTCGAGGACCTGTGCCTGCGCGCGGCGCTCGACCCGCGCGTGCGCGCCCTGCTCGCCGACGCGGGCGCCCTGCGCGCGCTCGCCGGCCATCGCCATCGCGCGCGCTGGGCCGTAGCCGGCGTCGACACGCAGTTGCCGCTGTTCGCCGGCGTCGCTCGCGACGAAGCCAAGGTGGCGCTGCCGCTACCGACCGCCGGCGAAGACGTGCAGGCCGACTACGCCCTGCTCGGCACCACCCTCGGCCGGCATCCACTGTCGCTGTTGCGCAGCGCCCTGCATGCGCGGCAGTGCCGGCGCTCCTCGCAACTGCACAAGACCGCGCATGGCAGCCGGGTGCGCTTCGCCGGCCTGGTGACCGTGCGCCAGCAACCCGAAACCTCCAGCGGCGTGACCTTCCTGAGCCTGGAAGACGAAGACGGCATGGTCAACGCCGTGGTCTGGCGCGACCTCGCCCAACGCCAGCGCCGTGTCCTGGTCGAATCGCGCCTGATGGCGATCGACGGCCGCCTCGAACGCGTCGACGGCGTCCAGCACATCATCGCCTCGCGCATGGAAGACCTGACCGCGCTGCTCGGCAGTTTGAGTACGCAGTCGCGGGATTTTCATTGA
- a CDS encoding Y-family DNA polymerase, producing the protein MRWACLLLPQLAMDVVLRNHPHPERALVLVDGPHARRRLYAVNEAARALGLKPNMPLIAAQAIVDGFQTVEHDPAAVEHARGLLAAWAYGYSSQVSTQFAHALVFEIGRSRSLFGAWPELRQRLAAELRELGFRHRMAAAPNPQAARALTNIRDGLCFDDDNLIPALAKMPLERCGFDADTVQALQRMGLRKLGAVQALPRAPLARRFGQHVLTHLDALHGAATPLLTYFQPPDAFDARIELGHEVESSQALLFPLRRLTADLAAYLSGRDGGVERFTLILEHERHPHRPQLPHSEVAVGLLAPERDAAMLFELARGRLQQARIPAPVVGLRLLAEQLPPFVPASRDLFDPRPQQALPWAQLRERLRARLGDDGVQGLAVHPDHRPERAWRNVSGDAPTRSNKTVSTPTNTTRPGWLLIEPEPLREPLARILAGPERIESGWWDQDDVRRDYYLVETAKGQRAWAYRDAGGDGALTLHGWFA; encoded by the coding sequence ATGCGCTGGGCCTGCCTGCTGCTGCCGCAATTGGCGATGGACGTGGTCCTTCGCAATCACCCGCATCCCGAGCGCGCCTTGGTGCTGGTCGACGGGCCGCATGCGCGCCGCCGCCTGTACGCGGTCAACGAAGCCGCGCGCGCGCTGGGGCTCAAGCCGAACATGCCGCTGATCGCGGCGCAGGCGATCGTCGACGGTTTCCAGACCGTCGAACACGACCCCGCCGCGGTCGAACACGCGCGCGGCCTGCTCGCCGCCTGGGCCTACGGCTACAGCTCACAGGTCAGCACCCAGTTCGCGCATGCGCTGGTGTTCGAGATCGGCCGCAGTCGCAGCCTGTTCGGCGCCTGGCCGGAATTGCGCCAGCGCCTGGCCGCGGAACTGCGCGAACTCGGCTTCCGCCATCGCATGGCCGCCGCGCCCAATCCGCAGGCCGCGCGCGCATTGACCAATATCCGCGACGGCCTGTGCTTCGACGACGACAACCTGATCCCGGCGCTGGCGAAAATGCCGCTGGAACGCTGCGGCTTCGATGCCGACACGGTGCAGGCGCTGCAACGCATGGGCTTGCGCAAACTCGGCGCGGTGCAGGCGTTGCCGCGCGCGCCGCTGGCGCGGCGCTTCGGCCAACACGTGCTGACCCATCTGGATGCGCTGCACGGCGCGGCGACGCCGCTGCTGACGTATTTCCAACCGCCCGACGCTTTCGATGCACGCATCGAACTCGGCCATGAAGTCGAATCCAGCCAGGCGCTGCTGTTCCCGCTGCGCCGGCTTACCGCCGATCTCGCAGCCTATCTGTCCGGCCGCGACGGCGGTGTCGAACGCTTCACCCTGATCCTCGAACACGAACGCCATCCGCATCGTCCGCAGTTGCCGCACAGCGAAGTCGCGGTCGGCCTGCTCGCGCCCGAACGCGACGCGGCGATGCTGTTCGAACTCGCGCGCGGGCGTCTGCAACAGGCGCGAATTCCAGCGCCTGTGGTCGGCCTGCGCCTGCTCGCCGAACAACTGCCGCCGTTCGTGCCGGCCAGCCGCGACCTGTTCGATCCGCGCCCGCAGCAGGCGCTGCCCTGGGCGCAATTGCGCGAGCGCCTGCGCGCGCGGCTCGGCGACGACGGCGTGCAGGGCTTGGCCGTGCATCCCGATCACCGGCCCGAACGCGCCTGGCGCAACGTCTCGGGCGATGCGCCGACGCGTTCGAACAAAACCGTTTCGACGCCGACGAATACGACCCGCCCGGGTTGGCTGTTGATCGAACCCGAGCCGCTGCGCGAACCGCTCGCGCGCATTCTCGCCGGGCCCGAGCGGATCGAATCGGGTTGGTGGGATCAGGACGATGTGCGCCGCGACTACTACCTGGTCGAGACCGCCAAAGGCCAACGCGCCTGGGCCTATCGCGATGCCGGCGGCGACGGCGCGCTGACCTTGCACGGCTGGTTCGCATGA
- the imuA gene encoding translesion DNA synthesis-associated protein ImuA, with translation MGKLIALDSLISSRRVWRGQSPNLAPSAQPTGHAALDAALPIGGWPEAALTELLLPNAGVGELELLWPTLARLSQAQDGGMIVLVDPPYLPYPAAWRDAGVALPRLQIIRARHRDALWAAEQCLRSGACAAVLCWPQRADDRVLRRLQVAAETGQCLGFALRDMAAARNPSPAALRIAIDSSPRQLRVLKCRGGNAPSKPIAFAHASHAQAAPLRSEAIRIEAAPVERGGVAAITPLRNDRQRIAATPVATLRIERNAADREPVDQTPLAPRDPPQAARPAPALTLLHPR, from the coding sequence ATGGGCAAGCTCATCGCCCTCGACAGCCTGATCAGTTCGCGCCGGGTCTGGCGCGGGCAATCGCCGAACCTCGCGCCGTCGGCGCAACCCACCGGACACGCCGCGCTCGATGCCGCGCTGCCGATCGGCGGCTGGCCCGAGGCCGCGTTGACCGAGCTGCTGCTGCCCAACGCCGGGGTCGGCGAACTCGAACTGCTGTGGCCGACCCTGGCGCGTTTATCGCAGGCGCAAGACGGCGGCATGATCGTGCTGGTCGATCCGCCGTACCTGCCCTACCCGGCCGCGTGGCGCGACGCCGGCGTGGCCCTGCCGCGACTGCAGATCATCCGCGCGCGCCATCGCGATGCGTTATGGGCGGCCGAACAATGCCTGCGCTCGGGCGCCTGCGCCGCGGTGCTGTGCTGGCCGCAGCGCGCCGACGACCGCGTGCTGCGCCGTCTGCAGGTCGCCGCCGAAACCGGCCAATGCCTCGGCTTCGCCCTGCGCGACATGGCCGCCGCGCGCAATCCCTCGCCGGCGGCGTTGCGCATCGCGATCGACAGCTCGCCGCGGCAACTGCGCGTGCTCAAGTGCCGCGGCGGCAATGCGCCGAGCAAGCCGATCGCGTTCGCGCATGCGAGCCACGCGCAGGCCGCGCCGCTGCGAAGCGAAGCGATACGCATCGAAGCCGCGCCGGTCGAACGCGGCGGCGTCGCCGCGATCACACCGCTTCGCAACGATCGCCAGCGCATCGCCGCCACGCCGGTCGCGACGCTGCGGATCGAGCGCAACGCAGCCGATCGAGAGCCCGTCGACCAAACGCCGCTCGCGCCGCGCGACCCGCCGCAGGCAGCGCGTCCCGCGCCCGCGCTGACCTTGCTGCACCCGCGCTGA
- the lexA gene encoding transcriptional repressor LexA, translating into MSLTDLRRALLAYLRERIAADGMPPSQQEIAAHFGFRQNRSAGYHLQALQAQGLIELLPGRARGIRLIDVEPTRSATRDDARLELPILGRVAAGPPIGADAEAETHVLIDRLLFSPRPDYLLRVKGDSMREDGIFDGDLVAVHRTRDARNGQTVVARIADEITIKRLRIDADGIALLPRNPDYAPILISADADFAIEGIYCGLVRRG; encoded by the coding sequence ATGAGCCTGACCGACCTCCGCCGCGCCCTCCTCGCCTACCTGCGCGAACGCATCGCCGCCGACGGCATGCCGCCGTCGCAACAGGAGATCGCGGCCCACTTCGGTTTCCGCCAGAACCGCTCGGCCGGCTACCACCTGCAGGCCTTGCAGGCGCAGGGGCTGATCGAACTGCTGCCGGGCCGCGCGCGCGGCATCCGCCTGATCGACGTCGAGCCAACCCGCTCCGCCACCCGCGACGACGCGCGTCTTGAGCTGCCGATCCTCGGCCGGGTCGCCGCCGGCCCGCCGATCGGCGCCGATGCTGAAGCCGAAACCCATGTGCTGATCGATCGCCTGCTGTTCTCGCCGCGGCCGGACTACCTGCTGCGGGTCAAGGGCGACTCGATGCGCGAGGACGGTATCTTCGATGGCGACCTGGTCGCCGTGCATCGCACCCGCGACGCGCGCAACGGCCAGACCGTGGTCGCGCGCATCGCCGACGAAATCACCATCAAGCGCCTGCGCATCGATGCCGACGGCATCGCCCTGCTGCCGCGCAATCCCGACTACGCGCCGATCCTGATCTCGGCCGACGCCGACTTCGCGATCGAAGGCATCTACTGCGGCCTGGTGCGCCGGGGCTGA
- a CDS encoding GbsR/MarR family transcriptional regulator translates to MSLSPLQERFILHWGEMGSRWGVNRTVAQIHALLFLSERAITADEICETLNLARSNVSTSLKELQSWNLARVTHVLGDRRDHFETYKDVWDIFRAVVQERRRREIEPTLSMLRTAVLDGANAEVAPDQNDPRDQRTLVRMREVLEFMETGTSWIDEMNRLDPKTLIKLLKMGARIQQYVRGPVKPLPAPQAAAGHGVLFEDELEPDAHDDTRTDTPGDRPS, encoded by the coding sequence ATGTCGCTCAGCCCGCTCCAAGAACGTTTCATCCTGCACTGGGGCGAGATGGGCAGCCGTTGGGGCGTCAACCGCACCGTGGCCCAGATCCATGCGCTGCTGTTCCTCAGCGAGCGGGCGATCACCGCCGACGAGATCTGCGAGACCCTCAACCTGGCCCGTTCCAACGTCAGCACCAGCCTCAAGGAGTTGCAGAGCTGGAACCTGGCCCGGGTCACCCACGTGCTCGGCGACCGCCGCGATCATTTCGAGACCTACAAGGACGTGTGGGACATCTTCCGCGCGGTGGTGCAGGAGCGTCGCCGTCGCGAGATCGAGCCGACCCTGAGCATGCTGCGCACCGCCGTGCTCGACGGCGCCAACGCCGAAGTCGCGCCCGACCAGAACGATCCGCGCGACCAGCGCACCCTGGTGCGCATGCGCGAGGTGCTGGAGTTCATGGAGACCGGCACCAGCTGGATCGACGAAATGAACCGGCTCGATCCCAAGACCCTGATCAAGCTGCTGAAGATGGGCGCGCGCATCCAGCAGTACGTGCGCGGCCCGGTCAAGCCGTTGCCGGCGCCGCAGGCCGCGGCGGGCCACGGCGTGCTGTTCGAGGACGAGCTCGAGCCCGACGCGCACGACGACACCCGGACCGATACGCCCGGCGATCGCCCGTCCTAG
- a CDS encoding thiol-disulfide oxidoreductase DCC family protein: protein MKNNLIPEPSIAPVVALYDRACPLCRTEMHRLKARDRHGRLQLVDIAAPDFDAAQWGFPLEAMRNALHVRTAEGEWRIGVPGIAEAYRAVGLGWLTWPLRVPGAGRMAARAYRWIAPNRHRVSRWLGFREAGHEPGPRCDDGHCPTHY, encoded by the coding sequence ATGAAGAACAACCTGATCCCCGAACCGAGCATCGCCCCCGTCGTCGCCCTGTACGACCGCGCCTGCCCCTTGTGCCGCACCGAGATGCACCGGCTCAAGGCGCGCGACCGCCACGGCCGCCTGCAACTGGTCGACATCGCCGCGCCGGACTTCGATGCGGCGCAGTGGGGCTTCCCGCTGGAGGCGATGCGCAACGCCCTGCATGTGCGCACCGCCGAAGGCGAATGGCGCATCGGCGTGCCCGGCATCGCCGAGGCCTACCGCGCGGTCGGCCTGGGCTGGCTGACCTGGCCGCTGCGCGTGCCCGGCGCCGGACGCATGGCCGCGCGCGCCTATCGCTGGATCGCGCCGAACCGCCACCGCGTGTCGCGCTGGCTCGGTTTCCGCGAAGCCGGCCACGAGCCCGGCCCGCGCTGCGACGACGGCCACTGCCCGACCCACTATTGA
- a CDS encoding TIGR01777 family oxidoreductase, with translation MERLFIALLLLQIVLGAIDTIAHHELMEKLANRRSAALELKLHSARGFVYGFLFLVFAWVQPQGLWLAAVWALVLVEVGITLWDFVVEDATRLLPSTERVLHTILAVNGGAMFAVYALATMDDWSAPSALLAHSYGWQSWALTAAALGIGLSAVRDGLAARANAAEPAPRALLAEHPQTGFLISGGTGFIGSALVEGLLAGGHRVTILSRDPRRAALQFGGRARCIADTAQLRDDEAIDVVVNLAGAPVVGPRWSPARKRALYSSRIDTTHALRAWCERSRNKPALWLQASAIGLYGAHARSGPELRDPAPIRGDFPSELCSAWERAAAPVSEQGVRLVTMRLGLVLHRSGGVLPMLSLAASLGAGATLGTGKQWFAWVHLDDVLGFVEQAVEHVGLRGPYNLVAPTGCSQGEFTRELARSQHRRAWLRMPAWPMRLALGEMATMLLDGPVVEPRRLLDQRYRFVHADLASALRAGRTPTLRSSYSGDGHPRDQHGTVASN, from the coding sequence ATGGAACGCTTGTTCATCGCCTTATTGCTGTTGCAGATCGTGTTGGGCGCGATCGACACCATCGCCCATCACGAGTTGATGGAAAAACTCGCCAACCGCCGCAGCGCCGCGTTGGAGTTGAAACTGCATTCGGCGCGCGGCTTCGTCTACGGGTTCTTGTTCCTGGTGTTCGCCTGGGTGCAGCCGCAGGGACTGTGGCTGGCGGCGGTGTGGGCGCTGGTGCTGGTCGAGGTCGGCATTACCTTGTGGGACTTCGTGGTCGAAGACGCCACCCGCCTGCTGCCCAGCACCGAGCGCGTGCTGCACACCATCCTCGCGGTCAACGGCGGCGCGATGTTCGCGGTGTATGCGCTGGCGACGATGGACGACTGGAGCGCGCCGAGCGCGTTGCTGGCGCATTCCTACGGTTGGCAGTCGTGGGCGCTGACCGCGGCCGCGCTCGGCATCGGTCTGTCGGCGGTGCGCGATGGTCTGGCCGCGCGCGCCAATGCCGCCGAACCGGCGCCGCGCGCGCTGCTGGCCGAGCATCCGCAGACCGGTTTCCTGATCAGCGGCGGCACCGGTTTCATCGGCAGTGCGTTGGTCGAAGGCCTGCTGGCCGGCGGGCATCGGGTGACGATCCTGAGCCGCGATCCGCGCCGCGCCGCCCTGCAGTTCGGCGGACGCGCGCGCTGCATCGCCGACACCGCGCAGTTGCGCGACGACGAAGCGATCGACGTGGTGGTCAATCTGGCCGGCGCGCCGGTGGTCGGGCCGCGCTGGTCGCCGGCGCGCAAACGCGCGCTGTACTCCAGTCGCATCGACACGACCCATGCGCTGCGCGCCTGGTGCGAGCGTTCACGCAACAAGCCGGCGCTGTGGCTGCAGGCCAGTGCGATCGGTTTGTACGGCGCGCATGCGCGCAGCGGTCCGGAACTGCGCGATCCAGCGCCAATACGCGGCGATTTCCCCAGCGAACTGTGCAGCGCCTGGGAGCGCGCCGCCGCTCCAGTGTCGGAACAAGGCGTGCGTCTGGTGACGATGCGCCTGGGCCTGGTCCTGCACCGCAGCGGCGGGGTGTTGCCGATGCTGTCGCTGGCCGCATCGCTCGGCGCCGGCGCGACCTTGGGCACGGGCAAGCAATGGTTCGCCTGGGTCCATCTGGACGATGTGCTGGGCTTCGTCGAACAGGCGGTCGAACACGTCGGCTTGCGCGGGCCTTACAACCTGGTCGCGCCGACCGGCTGCAGCCAGGGCGAATTCACCCGCGAACTCGCACGCAGCCAGCATCGCCGCGCGTGGTTGCGCATGCCGGCCTGGCCGATGCGCCTGGCCCTGGGCGAGATGGCGACGATGCTGCTGGACGGACCGGTGGTCGAACCGCGACGCCTGCTCGATCAACGCTATCGCTTCGTGCATGCCGACCTCGCCAGCGCGCTGCGCGCCGGTCGTACCCCCACTTTGCGTTCTTCTTATTCGGGTGACGGACACCCAAGGGACCAACATGGAACTGTTGCATCCAATTGA
- a CDS encoding DUF4166 domain-containing protein: MHDLSALLRAALGERWDLLHPHIQARFALGAGEAQAEYVGNMHQVRCTWLGSVFARLIRYARVLPHHNADNVPFRFDVQPLRRGLGWIKTRTYHFVDEVFSFRSRMTLGEGGELLEHFGGGLGMRVRLEVLPNRLVFVDNGYFLHWRGLRLPLPKPCWPGRFVLVHRDLDAEHFEVSIDVVHPWLGPLFHQDGSFERMQATRD; the protein is encoded by the coding sequence GTGCACGATCTGTCCGCGCTGCTGCGCGCCGCGCTGGGCGAACGCTGGGACCTGCTGCATCCGCATATCCAGGCGCGTTTCGCCCTGGGCGCGGGCGAAGCCCAGGCCGAATACGTCGGCAACATGCATCAGGTGCGCTGCACTTGGCTGGGCAGCGTGTTCGCGCGCCTGATCCGTTATGCGCGGGTGCTGCCGCATCACAACGCCGACAATGTGCCGTTCCGCTTCGACGTGCAGCCCTTGCGTCGCGGTCTGGGCTGGATCAAGACCCGCACCTATCACTTCGTCGACGAGGTTTTCAGTTTCCGCTCGCGCATGACCCTGGGCGAGGGCGGCGAATTGCTCGAACACTTCGGCGGCGGCCTGGGCATGCGGGTGCGGTTGGAAGTGCTGCCTAACCGGTTGGTGTTCGTCGACAACGGCTATTTCCTGCACTGGCGCGGCCTGCGCCTGCCGCTGCCGAAGCCGTGCTGGCCGGGCCGCTTCGTGCTGGTGCATCGCGACCTGGATGCGGAGCATTTCGAAGTCAGCATCGATGTCGTGCATCCGTGGCTGGGGCCGCTGTTTCACCAGGATGGGAGTTTCGAGCGGATGCAGGCGACGCGGGATTGA
- a CDS encoding RES family NAD+ phosphorylase has protein sequence MKLWRIAGETRAYRADDMSGAGAAKYPGRWNDDGQRVLYTATSLALAALETAAYVDAHGLPLNRHVVSIEVPAAVWKARIQFTPQDLPGGWDAVPAGMASVRIGSQWLTSLASAIALVPSVIVPEEYNALINPEHRDAKKLRATTGRKFQYNVVFRAS, from the coding sequence ATGAAACTTTGGCGAATCGCCGGCGAAACCCGCGCCTACCGCGCCGACGACATGAGCGGCGCGGGCGCGGCCAAGTATCCGGGACGCTGGAACGACGACGGCCAGCGCGTGCTCTACACCGCCACGTCGTTGGCCTTGGCGGCGCTGGAGACGGCGGCTTATGTCGATGCGCACGGCCTACCGTTGAACCGGCACGTAGTGTCGATCGAAGTGCCGGCCGCGGTGTGGAAGGCGCGCATCCAGTTCACCCCGCAGGATCTGCCCGGCGGCTGGGACGCGGTGCCCGCGGGCATGGCCAGCGTGCGCATCGGTTCGCAATGGCTGACCAGCCTGGCCTCGGCGATCGCGCTGGTGCCGTCGGTGATCGTGCCGGAGGAATACAACGCACTGATCAATCCCGAGCATCGCGATGCGAAGAAGCTGCGGGCTACGACGGGGAGGAAGTTTCAGTACAACGTGGTGTTTCGGGCGTCTTGA